A region from the Pelobates fuscus isolate aPelFus1 chromosome 3, aPelFus1.pri, whole genome shotgun sequence genome encodes:
- the LOC134601755 gene encoding olfactory receptor 5V1-like — protein sequence MENRTFFKEFYISGFLNSTKDNESYFVAILLTYLFGIVGNLVIITVIYMDTQLHTPMYYFLFNLSFVDICYTTVTLPKLMDILLTGNNTISLKQCFTQLFFFIFTGGTEIFLLSTMAYDRYVAICFPLQYQVIMNKRKCILIFLVIWVSGWGNGTFLTGFASILSFCKSNKLEQFFCDIKPLEKLSCEDSGFYIVVYVETFLFGLCPFLLIVISYIKIIISILHINSTEGRKKAFSTCTSHLAVLFIFYGTILWLYMRPPLEHLEDVDQVFSILYTAVTPMLNPLIYSLRNKEVKNAIKRYIMVKHL from the coding sequence ATGGAGAATCGGACATTTTTCAAAGAATtctatatttcaggatttttaaaTAGCACAAAAGACAATGAAAGTTACTTTGTTGCTATTTTACTTACATATTTGTTTGGAATCGTTGGGAATTTAGTGATAATCACTGTAATTTATATGGACACTCAGCTACATACACCCATGTACTACTTTCTCTTCAACTTGTCCTTTGTTGACATCTGTTACACAACAGTCACACTCCCTAAACTGATGGACATTCTACTAACTGGGAATAACACAATATCTTTAAAACAGTGTTTTACCCAattattctttttcatttttacaggTGGCACTGAAATTTTCTTGCTTTCTACCATGGCATATGATCGCTATGTTGCTATATGCTTTCCTCTACAATACCaagttattatgaataaaagaaaATGCATCCTTATATTTTTAGTCATTTGGGTATCTGGATGGGGCAATGGCACATTTTTAACTGGTTTTGCATCCATTTTATCCTTCTGTAAATCGAATAAGTTGGAACAGTTCTTTTGTGACATTAAACCTTTGGAAAAACTCTCATGTGAAGACTCTGGATTTTATATTGTAGTTTATGTAGAAACATTTCTCTTTGGACTTTGTCCATTTTTGCTCATTGTAATatcttatattaaaataataatcagCATCCTGCACATTAATTCAACTGAGGGCAGGAAAAAAGCTTTCTCTACTTGCACATCCCACCTTGctgtactttttattttctatggAACTATTCTTTGGCTATATATGAGACCACCTTTAGAACATTTAGAGGATGTAGACCAAGTGTTTTCAATATTATATACAGCAGTGACTCCCATGTTGAACCCTCTAATATACAGTTTAAGGAACAAAGaggtaaaaaatgcaataaagcgtTACATAATGGTTAAACACCTGTGA
- the LOC134601754 gene encoding olfactory receptor 1E16-like has product MDNQTTIKNLYIVAFFNKGETQPFLFAGFFSMYLIVVLGNVVIITVIFIDAHLQTPMYIFLCNLSCADAFFTTITLSKLLDILLTGNNSISFIHCFIQMYFFVFMAGTEVLLLSIMAYDRYVAICYPLHYTFIMTVKKCILFLSSTWIFACMNACFFITFAIKLSFFSNKINNFFCDIKAVAKISHTEVKFHIVIFGEALVFGLFPFLLIVASYTKIISSLLYIRSKNGRMKSFSTCTSHFIVIIMFYGTVLWMYMRPPLDHSEEQDPIFSVLYTVVTPMVNPFVYSLRNKEVKEALKRIVEYRHTDKN; this is encoded by the coding sequence ATGGATAACCAAACAACCATTAAGAACTTGTATATTGTAgcatttttcaataaaggagagaCACAACCATTTCTGTTTGCTGGCTTTTTCTCAATGTACTTGATTGTTGTGTTAggaaatgttgttattattacagTAATATTTATTGATGCTCACTTACAGACTCCAATGTACATCTTTCTCTGTAATCTGTCATGTGCAGATGCTTTTTTTACTACTATCACGCTATCTAAACTGCTTGATATATTGTTAACTGGAAACAACTCTATATCCTTCATACATTGCTTTATCCAGATGTACTTTTTTGTATTTATGGCTGGAACAGAGGTTCTTTTGCTGTCTATCATGGCATATGATCGTTATGTTGCTATATGTTATCCTTTACATTATACTTTTATTATGACTGTGAAAAAATGTATCCTGTTCTTGTCAAGCACCTGGATATTTGCATGCatgaatgcatgtttttttataacttttgcTATAAAATTATCTTTCTTTTCAAATAAGATTAATAATTTCTTTTGTGATATTAAAGCTGTTGCAAAAATATCCCATACCGAGGTGAAATTCCACATTGTAATTTTTGGAGAGGCACTGGTTTTTGGACTATTTCCATTTTTGCTAATTGTAGCATCATATACAAAAATAATCTCAAGTCTTTTATATATTCGATCTAAAAATGGTAGGATGAAAAGCTTTTCCACATGTACCTCACATTTCATAGTCATTATCATGTTCTATGGTACAGTTCTATGGATGTACATGAGACCCCCCTTGGATCATTCAGAAGAACAGGATCCAATATTCTCTGTTCTGTATACAGTCGTGACTCCCATGGTAAATCCTTTTGTCTACAGTTTAAGGAATAAAGAGGTTAAGGAGGCTCTGAAAAGGATTGTggaatacagacatacagataaaaactga